The Bactrocera dorsalis isolate Fly_Bdor chromosome 2, ASM2337382v1, whole genome shotgun sequence region AATTGCTGGCAACAGGTGATAAAGGTGGACGTGTTGTCATCTTTCAGGTatggcaaatattttacaaaatattttaaattttaatatctattcactaaataatttgtttttgaacAGCGCGATCCAATGTCGAAAACGGCAATACCACGTCGCGGGGAATATAATGTTTACTCAACCTTTCAATCGCATGAACCCGAGTTCGATTACCTAAAGTCATTGGAAATAGAGGAGAAAATCAATAAGATACGATGGCTGCGAAGAAAGAATCCTGCGCACTTTTTATTATCAACCAACGATAAGACGGTTAAGTTATGGAAGGTCAGTGAACGGGATAAGTCGTTTGAGGGCTATAATACAAAGGAGGAGAGCGGTCTGGCGAAGGATCCGCAAAATATAACTGGCTTAAAAGTTCCTTCAGTTAAGCAAATTCCACTTATGGTGGAAGCGTCACCACGCCGCAACTACGCCAATGCACACACCTATCACATCAATTCAATTAGCGTTAATTCTGACCAAGAGACTTATCTGTCCGCCGATGATTTACGAATCAATCTGTGGCATCTTGAGGTGACCGATCAAAGTTTCAATATAGTCGATATTAAGCCAGCTAACATGGAAGAGCTAACGGAGGTCATAACCGCTGCCGAATTCCATCCAACCGAATGCAATGTATTCGTGTACTCGAGCTCGAAGGGCACAATACGTCTATGTGATATGCGTTCAGCTGCGCTGTGCGACCGACATAGCAAACAGTTCGAGGAGCCGGAGAATCCAACGAATCGCAGCTTCTTTAGCGAAATAATAAGCTCTATAAGCGATGTAAAGCTAAGCAATTCGGGTCGTTATATGATCTCTAGGGACTATTTAAGTATTAAAGTATGGGATTTACACATGGAAACAAAACCAATTGAAACTTATCCGGttagttttttttcttcaacaatTCATCGCATATAAATAACTaagtaattgtttattttacaaCAGGTTCACGAATACTTACGCATTAAACTCTGTTCACTGTATGAGAATGACTGTATTTTCGACAAATTCGAATGTTGTTGGAATGGCAAGGACACTTCCATAATGACGGGCAGCtataacaatttcttcagagtgTTTGATCGCAATTCGAAAAAGGATGTCACATTGGAGGCGTCACGCGACATTATCAAACCAAAAACGGTGCTTAAACCGCGTAAAGTTTGCACCGGTGGCAAGCGAAAAAAAGACGAGATTAGTGTCGATTGTCTCGACTTCAATAAGAAGATACTACACACAGCTTGGCATCCGCAAGAGAATATAATTGCTGTGGCGGCCACAAACAATCTGTTTATATTTCAGGATAAGTTTTAGCTAAAACTCTCACATCTACTTCAGTTCTACTtcatcaccaccaccaccattaTGGCGTCGTTAAGAATAATTATTATGCttaattctaaattttataCCTATCGCTGCTGGAAATGCTATCACtcactactactactacttgcTATCAGTACTGTGTAATCagagcaaacaaacaaaataacaaataatacgaTCAACTTTTGATCGTAATATTAAGCGAAATACGAGGACGGACATAGAGTCTAGACGAATGCGTCGGCGTAGGCGTTGTCACAACTCatagcatcatacatacatatatattcacatatagtTAGATATAACTCACTATTAGCGCTATTAATTAACGAAACAAAATCTCGATTGGCAGTTGATTATTGATACAGCAATAACACgtcgtgcgtgtgtgtgtgtgtgtgtacaagcCTCAgccgaaacaacaaaaaacgtaaagttttttaagttttgcaCTCAAACGCGGCTTACACACTCGCGACATGCTTGCAAGCAAAGTGGAGAAAAAAGTGTGTGAGAAGTAGAGTTAAAGCGCGGGAAAGGAAAAATACAGCTGGCTGCGCCAGTAAAACCAAACAATATACATCGTCTACTATtgcgcacaaaaaaaaaataagaagaaaaaacaagaaaacaatgAACGCCTTAAACCAAAACTTTGTACAGTACTCTGATTACATTTCTGTTAAATTCCTTAAAACAATGTTGCCTCGGCTATAGACTTTCAGCTACTTTTAGAAAAGAGTgtgttttttatacaatatttatgcgAAATCAGTAAGAATAACAACTATTTATGCAGTAATATGTTT contains the following coding sequences:
- the LOC105223654 gene encoding protein phosphatase PP2A 55 kDa regulatory subunit isoform X1 — translated: MDWKTLSSSEKSPKMERWKPTSILEPEPPPPIPPRTFMRQSSFTKIGNMLNTAINMNGTKKIQSNGEASWCFSQIKGALDDDVTDADIISCVEFNHDGELLATGDKGGRVVIFQRDPMSKTAIPRRGEYNVYSTFQSHEPEFDYLKSLEIEEKINKIRWLRRKNPAHFLLSTNDKTVKLWKVSERDKSFEGYNTKEESGLAKDPQNITGLKVPSVKQIPLMVEASPRRNYANAHTYHINSISVNSDQETYLSADDLRINLWHLEVTDQSFNIVDIKPANMEELTEVITAAEFHPTECNVFVYSSSKGTIRLCDMRSAALCDRHSKQFEEPENPTNRSFFSEIISSISDVKLSNSGRYMISRDYLSIKVWDLHMETKPIETYPVHEYLRIKLCSLYENDCIFDKFECCWNGKDTSIMTGSYNNFFRVFDRNSKKDVTLEASRDIIKPKTVLKPRKVCTGGKRKKDEISVDCLDFNKKILHTAWHPQENIIAVAATNNLFIFQDKF
- the LOC105223654 gene encoding protein phosphatase PP2A 55 kDa regulatory subunit isoform X2 — encoded protein: MAGNGEASWCFSQIKGALDDDVTDADIISCVEFNHDGELLATGDKGGRVVIFQRDPMSKTAIPRRGEYNVYSTFQSHEPEFDYLKSLEIEEKINKIRWLRRKNPAHFLLSTNDKTVKLWKVSERDKSFEGYNTKEESGLAKDPQNITGLKVPSVKQIPLMVEASPRRNYANAHTYHINSISVNSDQETYLSADDLRINLWHLEVTDQSFNIVDIKPANMEELTEVITAAEFHPTECNVFVYSSSKGTIRLCDMRSAALCDRHSKQFEEPENPTNRSFFSEIISSISDVKLSNSGRYMISRDYLSIKVWDLHMETKPIETYPVHEYLRIKLCSLYENDCIFDKFECCWNGKDTSIMTGSYNNFFRVFDRNSKKDVTLEASRDIIKPKTVLKPRKVCTGGKRKKDEISVDCLDFNKKILHTAWHPQENIIAVAATNNLFIFQDKF